The DNA segment TCCATTTATGTCCTTAAAACATGCGTTAAAGTTATTTCGTACATCAATTTCTGCAATTTGTGAAATTTTTCGCTTATTTCAAAAACGAGAAGACTCAAACAACAATGGGGTTCTATGTACAACCCTTGACTAATGACGAGGTTTGGATATCCATTTCCCGTGGTATCCCTTCCAATTAAAACCGATTTTTTTCCTTTGTTTCCCCACCGCCACATCCAAAATCAAAGGAGGAGGCTTCCGCTTTAAATACCGTTTCAATACCATGAGTGTCCAATTAACAATTGAATAATTCCAATTGGTTAGCGGCATCTTCGTCCAAATTGAGATATGGTTCTGGTATAAGGGCTTGTAAAATGGGTTTTTTCTCGAAAAGTGAAACGCTGAGAATCTGTAAAATTGTGTAGAGCGAGGCATCGGTGAGGTTCAACCGCTTCTTCGTGATGGCCACCAACACATAAACGCTTACTGCGATCCAGACCTGTGTCTTGACCGCGTTCTCGGTGGTGCCGAAAAATGCCTTGATGCGCAGATGCTGCTTGAGCCACTTGAAAAACAGTTCCACCTGCCATCGGCATTTGTAAAGCTCTGCGACGGTGAGGGCGGAGATGCAAAAGTTGTTGGTCAGGAAGGTGAACCGTTTTCCGGTACCGAGGTCGACGTACTTCACGATCCGCAGTTTGTCGGGATAATCGCGTTTTGCGTAGAAGCCTGTGAGCACAACGGTCTGATCGCAGCGCAAGCCGCTCTTTTTGTTCACCCACTGTGAGCAGAGGCGACGATAACGGGTGTTTCGTTTGGTTCGGGTGACGAAGAAGGCGGATGATCGGGTGAGTGAATGAAGTCGTCCAAAGTCCAGATAGCCTCGGTCGAGAATATAGAAGCACCCAGGATTCAAGGGAAGAAGATCCAAGACATTCACATCGTGAACCGCTCCCGTTGTGACATGGATAAAGCACGGTAGGGAGCCGCGAAGATCCAAGAGCGTATGTGCTTTGATGGCTGCTTTGGTCTTGCGAAATCGTGCCCAAGGGAAAAGGGAGAGGCACAGATCGATCGTGGTGGAGTCGAAGGCGTAGACCGTTTGGTTTAACTCCACCCCAAAGCTGTGGTTGGCGTATAACTGCCGTGCCGTTCGTATCAACGTCTGAGCGAAGTCGGCCCAGATGCGCCAATCTCGCCTCTCGTTGGCATGGGCCAGTGTACTTCTGGAAACGTGGCCGCGAAGCCCCATGTGATAGAGCTTGGCCTGATGGGCGCGAAGGCAACACTCGATGTCCCGTAGACTCTCCCGGTAGGTGATCTGTGCGAAAACCATGCACAAGAATTGGTCCATGCAGGAGAAGCGATTGACATATCGTTCGCCGCCATATCTGTCGACGCAGCGAGAGAACTCCTTGTGTGGTAGATACTCCATTAATTGCGAGAAAATCGTGCGTCCCTGGTTCATGGGTCTCCTCCCGGTTGATTCCGGGATTATGACCCATTGCAAAACTCAAATCGTTCCCAAGCAGTTCGTTCAGATAATTACGTGGTTTCAATGACTTCATAGATATCCCTGAAAGTTTTATTGGACACTTATGATATATTGCATAATTACCGTGGGGTATCAAAATTTCATTTCCCCATGTATTTAAAAGAGGTAGAATATCGTTTCAACCATCGAAATGAGAACCTTTTTAAGAAGTTTTTGAACATCTATTTTGGTTACGTTTCACACTAATTACCAAACATTAAAAAGGGTCCATTTAAATATTGGGGAAGGTATACAAATGGAAAGTGCCCTTATGGGATAGGGTTTAACCTTTTCTAAATTGGTCTTTTGAGAATCCGGATCAATTCCTGGTTGCGTGACCTCTCGGCAAAATCCAATGCCGATTGTTGATTGTATCCCACGATTCTTACGTCGGCCCCTCTTTCCACCAGTAATTTTACCATTCCCAGGTGACCTTCCAGTGAGGCGATAATCAACGGCGTTCTCCCATCTTTTGATTTACTATTTACATTGGCCCCTTTGGCCAATAACCTTTTCACTACCTTCATCCGATTTAATTGTGCGGCCATAATTAAAGGGGTTACCCCATTTTCTGTTCCCGAATCCACCCCCGCCCCTTTTTGGAGAAGGGTTTTGACGATCGCTTCATGTCCCTCCTGGGAAGCCAATAACAGGGCGGTTGCACCCTCATACCCTTTCAAATTGGGGTCTGCCCCATTTTTCAATAACTTTTCCACAGCACATGGTTTTCCCAAAATTGACGCAAGGGTAAGTGGAGACCTGCTATCTCGGGTTCTTTGATTGGGATCAGCTCCATCTTTTATCAATAATTCGGTTAACACAGGGCAATGGCCGCGGCTGACTGCCGTCAACAGAGGGGTCCAATCACTCCCGTTTATATTTACCACTATATTTGCGTCAGCTCCATTCTTTAGTAAAACCCTAACTACCTCCTCATGTCCCCCATCAGCCGCTATATAAAGAGGAGTCCTTCCATAAGGGTCTTTTGCATCAAGATAAGCCCCTTGATTTATTAAAATGTCTACGATTTCCCGATGACCGTACCCGGATGCCACCCATAAAGCGGTTTGGCCCTTAAATCTTTTAACATCCATTTCCGCCCCATGATCCAAAAGAACCTGGACCACATTTTTATGATTATTTTTTACGGCCATATATAAGGCTGTACGCCCATCATCCGCCCTGAAATCTGGATAAGCCCCATGAACCAACAAAGTGGTCACCATTTCAACGTTCCCGTTTGCTGCAGAAAGGATTAAAGGGGGTTGGCCGTACACATCCAGTTGATTGACATCCGCCCCCTCGCTGATTAAGGTTTTTAAAATCGAATGATGGCCATTCTTGGAAGCATAAAACAAAGCGGTCCTTCCATAACCATCCGTTGCATTCATGTCAGGATTCAATTTGAGGGCCAGGTCGACCCCCCGTGCGTTTCCAGACTTAGCGGCATAGATCAACATATTATCTCCTATGCCCGAACCAGAAAAACCACAGGCGGACAGGATCCAGGCGGAACAAAATAAAACCGATAAAAAGAAAAAAGAATGGACTACTTTTCTTTTGAAACCTTTCAAAACCATTCACCTATCGTGTCCAAATCCTCGATACCTCCAATGGAATTGCATAGGACGCTGTGTTTGTCATTATTGGTGTTGAGGCCGTAATACATAAATCCGATATACCTGGACACCATTTTTCTTGCTCTTTGGTGGAAGATAATCGGATCCTCCGTAGTTCCATACCACAAGGGCTCCATACGTGCAGTGGAAATAATGGCAAAACGGTTGGCATCTCTATATGCAAAAGCAAAACGCCACCGATATTTACGGATATACATATCATCGGAGGTGATACCGATTAAAATGGCGTTTGGGTCCTGTGCCAGATTCGGGAATAACCGTTTTAAAGCACCAATCATTTCCTCTGCGATTAATTGATTCCGATCCCAATTCAAAATCATATTGTAAAGGTCATCCTCATCAATTCCGGAATGGTTTGAAAGGGAATGAACCGTAAGGGAATAATTTTTTTGATAGTAAGGAATCATTTTGGAGACGATTAATTTTGCCTCTTCATCCAATGGAATAAGATAAATTTTCCCCCTTTCCGGTTTTTTAGGTTTAACCGGAGTCGATAAGAAATCGGGTTTATTGTGGCACCCCATATTGGAAATGCTATTGACAGCATTTTTCCGAATCAGTTGGGCATTTGGATGCTCTTCGAGGTGGGTCAATTGGGCAAGGTGGGATTGACCCAATTTACCCAAGCGCATTCCTAAATTATAGTAGTTAAATACATCAGGGTGGATTTCATTGGACATAAGCCGCTTTACTTGACTGGATATGGTCATGGGTTTTGGGTCTAAAAATGGCGTATTCACCAACCCCAATAGAATAATAACCAAAGCCCCGGCCCCAACGTTGACCGCTCCGATCCCATTCATCCATTTTTCGAGTGGATAAAAAGAGGATAGAGCGTAACCCAACACACATAACCCAACGACACCTGCCAAAAATATTTCCCAAAACAAACCAACGGTCCAACCCGTACTTTGAAATTTTCCGTATAGAAATATCCCATAGAGAATGGTGTGTAACGGTAAAATTAAAACCGTGGCCCGCAAAGCCAAGGCCAGCCATTTGGATTGAATAGCGCTGAACTGTCCGTCCGGAAAAACACCATTTAGAACCATCACAACAAACATTTGAAAAAAGAGGGTCCAGGCAATGGTATTTTCTCCATTCCAAAAGGTGACCCAATCATCCAAAAATAACAAAAATGAAACCAAAAAGGTCAACACCATCACTGCGGGAAGACATTTAAGAAACAGTTTCCAGAAATTATTTCTGAGAGAGACTAAAAACCAGTCATGAAATTGGAAAAGAGAAATGGCCACCGAAAAAATCACACAAAATAACGGCAAGAAATATATTGATTTAATGGAAATATTGACCGAAAAATTAAGCCCGTAGAAATATAAGAATTTTCCAAACAGCCACAAGAAAAATCCGTTGGCAAACATAAACCAGATCCCCGCGAAAAAAATAAGGAACACATCCCAAACATGGGTAATCCATATGGAATAGGGAACGAGCAGTCTTTTGCTGGACAGCCAGGCTCGGACGAACCCGATAGACAGGATCAACACGACGGTAATGGTCAAGGAATAGGAAAAAAGAATTGAAAAAATTCCCCCTGGTGCCCCGATCACATGCCCCGTGTATAAAGCAAATAAGGTCATCATAAAACCAAAAACGGAAACAAAAATCCAAAGTCCAACCGTTTTGATATGAGAAACCATCACCTGAATAATGAACGGAAGGGCCGTGCCAAGGCTAAACCAAATCAGGACCCCGGTGAAGTCCTGAACGGGCCATAATTTGCGGTAGTACAGTTCATGTCCGTATAAAAGGAAAACTCCCTGAAGCAGACCCAGTAAGATAACAATCACCATACTGCTTCTTTTTATCTTGCTTTCATCCATTTCCACCCCTGCTGGAGATCCATTTTTTTAGGTTTTTTAAAAAAGCCTCCAACCAAGAATCCTTTTAATGATAGCATCAAACCGATGGCTGTCAATTAAACTCCCTAATAAAAATACTCATCTAAATCGGGGCAAAAGAGAAGAAGATAAACAGACATTTCCCTTCTTATCTCCATTGACAGATATAGCAGATACAGGTATTTTATAAAACGATTTGTTGAACAATAGTTAAAGGAGGAAAAATTGGCAAGCGTTCGTTTTGAAAAAACCGGAGCATCGACTTATCCGGTAAACCTTCATTTGGGTTGTTACACCATTCCGGTAGAAAAAGATGTTATTTTAAGCCTCAAGGAAAATCTTTCAGAGGGTCCCGATACATTTATGACCTTATTGATTGAGAAAACCACTAATAATTCTTATCTTCACAAATTAATCCATCGAGAATTGAACGAGGTGGAAGATATTCCTCAACAAATTTCCGGATTAAAGGAATTTGTGAGGAATTACCAGAAGAAATAGTCCCCTTTCCCAG comes from the Nitrospiria bacterium genome and includes:
- a CDS encoding IS4 family transposase, which produces MNQGRTIFSQLMEYLPHKEFSRCVDRYGGERYVNRFSCMDQFLCMVFAQITYRESLRDIECCLRAHQAKLYHMGLRGHVSRSTLAHANERRDWRIWADFAQTLIRTARQLYANHSFGVELNQTVYAFDSTTIDLCLSLFPWARFRKTKAAIKAHTLLDLRGSLPCFIHVTTGAVHDVNVLDLLPLNPGCFYILDRGYLDFGRLHSLTRSSAFFVTRTKRNTRYRRLCSQWVNKKSGLRCDQTVVLTGFYAKRDYPDKLRIVKYVDLGTGKRFTFLTNNFCISALTVAELYKCRWQVELFFKWLKQHLRIKAFFGTTENAVKTQVWIAVSVYVLVAITKKRLNLTDASLYTILQILSVSLFEKKPILQALIPEPYLNLDEDAANQLELFNC
- a CDS encoding ankyrin repeat domain-containing protein, translating into MLIYAAKSGNARGVDLALKLNPDMNATDGYGRTALFYASKNGHHSILKTLISEGADVNQLDVYGQPPLILSAANGNVEMVTTLLVHGAYPDFRADDGRTALYMAVKNNHKNVVQVLLDHGAEMDVKRFKGQTALWVASGYGHREIVDILINQGAYLDAKDPYGRTPLYIAADGGHEEVVRVLLKNGADANIVVNINGSDWTPLLTAVSRGHCPVLTELLIKDGADPNQRTRDSRSPLTLASILGKPCAVEKLLKNGADPNLKGYEGATALLLASQEGHEAIVKTLLQKGAGVDSGTENGVTPLIMAAQLNRMKVVKRLLAKGANVNSKSKDGRTPLIIASLEGHLGMVKLLVERGADVRIVGYNQQSALDFAERSRNQELIRILKRPI